TGATACGTGCAATTAATTTGACTAATTCGATATCAATAATTTTATTAATATCTTCTTTTTCAAGTGTATTAAAAACAACTACATCGTCGATACGATTCAAAAATTCTGGAGCAAATGCTTTTTTCAAGGCGTTTTCAATAATGCCTTTTGCATGGTCTGCAGCTTGAGATTCCTTTGCAGAAGTTCCAAAACCAACGCCTGTACCAAAGTCTTTTAATTTACGTGCACCAATATTTGATGTCATTATTATAATCGTGTTTCTAAAATCAATTTTACGACCAAGACTATCTGTTAAATAACCATCATCTAAAACTTGTAATAACATATTAAAAACATCCGGATGAGCTTTTTCGATTTCATCTAAAAGAACTACTGCATATGGTTTACGTCGAACTTTTTCTGTCAATTGTCCACCTTCTTCATAACCAACGTATCCTGGAGGCGCACCTATTAGTCTAGAGATAGCGAATTTTTCCATATATTCACTCATGTCAATCCTGATAAGCGCATCATCATTGTCAAACAACTCGTTAGCTAATACTTTAGCCAACTGCGTTTTACCAACACCTGTTTGACCTAAAAAGATAAACGAACCAATTGGCTTATTTGGGTCTTTAAGTCCAGCTCTGTTTCGCTGTATAGCTTTTACTACTTTTGCAACAGCAGGGTCTTGACCTATAACACGACCTTTTATTAAGTTTGGTAGTTCTGCTAGTTTGTTGATTTCAGTCTGAGCAATTTTATTAACAGGGATACCAGTCATCATAGAAACGACATCAGCAACATTTTCTTCAGTTACCATTTCTCGATGTAGTTTAGTCTCGTCTTCCCATTTTTCTTGTGCTAAAGCTAAATCTTTTTCTATACGTTTTTCATCATCTCTGAGTTTAGCAGCTTCTTCGTATTTCTGTTTCTTAACGACACTATTTTTTGTTTCCCTTACTTCTTCAAGTTTTTGTTCTAACTCAATAATTTGTTTAGGAACGTCAATATTTGTTATATGAACTCTTGAGCCTGCTTCGTCTAAAGCATCTATGGCTTTGTCTGGTAAAAAGCGTTCGGTCATGTAACGATTGGTTAACTTTACACAAGCTTCTATAGCTTCATCGGTATAATTAACGTTATGATGTTCTTCGTATTTACCTTTAATATTGTTAAGGATTTCAATAGTTTGTTCAACACTTGTAGGCTCAACAACAACCTTTTGAAAACGACGTTCTAAAGCGCCATCTTTCTCTATATATTGTCTATATTCATCAAGTGTCGTTGCACCAATACATTGTATTTCACCTCGTGCTAAAGCTGGTTTAAACATATTAGAAGCATCTAAACTCCCTGTAGCTCCACCAGCACCAACAATAGTATGAATTTCATCAATAAAAAGGATGATATCATCATTCTTTTCAAGTTCATTCATAACAGCTTTCATACGTTCTTCAAATTGACCTCTATATTTTGTGCCAGCAACTAAGCTTGCTAAATCTAGAGTTACCACACGTTTATTGAATAAAGTTCTGGAAACTTTTCGTTTAACAATACGTAAAGCTAAACCTTCAGCAATAGCAGATTTACCAACTCCAGGTTCTCCGATTAAAAGCGGATTATTCTTTTTGCGTCTACTAAGGATCTGAGAAACACGTTGTATTTCTTCTTCTCGACCCACAACAGGGTCTAGTTTTCCTTCTTCGGCTAATACTGTTAAATCTCTACCAAAGTTGTCTAAAACTGGTGTTTTAGACTTTTTGTTTCCTTTTTGAGGTGTTCCGCCAAATGGATTTTGCTTAGCATTATCTTCAGATTCATTCATGTCATCATCAGAAAATGATTCTGCCTTTGGTGTTTCTAAGAAATCGTCATCGTTTGTTATCATAGATTTAAATTCTTCTTTTGTATTATCATAATCTACTTTAAGCTTATTTAAAAGCTTAGTTGTAGGGTCGTTTTCGTTTCGTAAAATGCACAATAATAAATGTGCAGTATTTATAGATGTGCTCTGAAATAATTTTGCTTCTAAAAAAGTAGTTTTTAGAGCACGCTCGGCTTGTCTTGTCAAATGCAAGTTTTTCTTTTCGTTAGAGGCTACAGCTATGTTAGGGTTAGCAGGGCTTAATATCTCAACTTTACGGCGTAGATGATTTAAATCTACATCCAAAGAATTCAAGATATCTATAGCTTTACCATTTCCGTCTCTTAAAAGTCCGAGCATAAGATGTTCTGTCCCAATAAAATCATGACCTAATCTCAAGGCTTCTTCTTTACTGTAAGCAATTACATCTTTTACTCTTGGTGAAAAATTATCGTCCATATTAAAAATTCGTTCTGCATTAAAAATACTAAATTCAATAATAATAAGACAAAAACTATACCTTATTAATACTTAATTAACGAATAGACTTAAAAAAGGGTGTAAATCAAAATTATGAGCCATATACTTATTAACGATTTTGGTTATAAAAATTGTTAATAAATAGGCGATGGAAAACCGAGAAAGTGTCTTAGAACGCTTTAAAATGCGTATATTAGCACGTTACATAATTTAAGACAATTTAATCAATATTAAAAAATATGGCAGAAGGCGAAAAATTAATCCCTATTAACATTGAAGATGAAATGAAATCGGCTTACATCGATTACTCGATGTCAGTCATTGTGTCACGTGCATTACCAGACGTGAGGGATGGATTAAAACCTGTGCATAGACGTGTTTTATACGGTATGCACGAACTTGGTGTTAGAGCAAACACTGCACACAAAAAATCAGCAAGAATAGTAGGTGAAGTTTTAGGTAAATATCACCCACACGGAGATACATCGGTTTACGATACTATGGTGCGTATGGCACAAGAGTGGAGTTTACGTTACATGTTAGTTGATGGTCAAGGAAACTTTGGTTCTATTGATGGTGATAGTCCTGCAGCAATGCGTTACACAGAAGCACGTATGCGAAAGATTTCTGAAGACATGTTGGCAGATATCGATAAAGATACGGTAGATCATAAGCTAAATTTTGATGATACACTTCAAGAGCCTACAGTTTTGCCAACCAGAATCCCTGGTCTTTTAGTAAACGGAGCATCAGGTATAGCAGTTGGTATGGCAACTAATATGCCACCACATAACTTAACAGAAGTTGTTGACGGAACGGTTGCTTACATAGAGAATAATGACATTGAAATTGATGAGTTAATGCAACACATCAAAGCTCCTGATTTTCCTACTGGTGGAACAATTTATGGCTATGATGGTGTCAAAGAAGCTTTTCATACAGGTCGAGGACGCGTTGTTTTAAGAGGTAAAGCAAATATTGAAGAAGTTAACGGTAGAGAATGTATTATCGTTAATGAGATACCATATCAGGTCAATAAAGCTGACATGATTAAAAAGACAGCGGATTTAGTTAACGATAAAAAAATTGATGGTATATCTACTATTAGAGATGAATCTGATAGAAATGGTATGCGTATCGTTTACGTTTTAAAGCGTGATGCGATTCCTAATATCGTTCTAAATAAATTATATAAGTACACAGCACTTCAATCTTCTTTTAGTGTAAATAATATTGCTTTAGTAAACGGAAGACCAGAAATGTTGAATCTAAAAGATTTGATTCATCATTTTGTTGAGCACAGACATGAAGTAGTTGTTCGTAGAACAAAATATGAGCTTCGAAAAGCTGAAGAAAGAGCACATATATTAGAAGGTTTAATTATCGCTTCAGATAATATTGATGAAGTTATTGCATTGATCCGTGCGTCTTCAAATGCAGAAGAAGCTAGAGCAAAATTAATAGAACGTTTTGAGCTTACTGAAATACAAGCAAAAGCCATTGTGGAGATGCGATTACGTCAGTTAACTGGTTTAGAACAAGACAAGTTAAGAGCTGAGTATGATGCATTAATGAAAACAATTGAAGACTTAAAAGATATTCTTGATAAGAAAGATCGTCGTATGTCTATCATTAAAGAAGAATTGCTTGAAGTGCAAAGTAAGTATGGTGATGAACGCCGTTCTAATATAGAATATGCTGGAGGAGATTTAAGTATCGAAGATATGATTCCAAACGAGAAAGTGGTTATCACTATTTCTCATGCGGGTTATATTAAGCGTACCTCTTTGACTGAATACAAAACTCAGAATAGAGGTGGTGTTGGTCAAAAGGCGTCAACTACTCGTAATGAAGATTTCTTGGAGCATTTATTTGTTGGTACTAATCACCAATACATGTTATTCTTTACACAAAAAGGAAAATGTTTCTGGATGCGCGTTTACGAAATTCCTGAAGGAAGTAAAACATCAAAAGGAAGAGCAATCCAAAATCTTATCAATATAGAACAGGATGATAAAGTAATGGCATTTATCTGTACTCAAGACTTAAAGGATGAAGAGTATATTAACAGTCATTATGTAATTATGGCCACCAAGAATGGTCAAGTAAAGAAAACTTCTTTAGAACAATATTCTCGTCCAAGAACTAATGGTATTAATGCCATAACTATTAAAGAAAATGATGAGTTGTTAGAAGCTAAATTAACTACAGGTGAAAGTCAAGTTATGTTAGCATTGCGTTCTGGTAAAGCTATACGATTTGAAGAGGCAAAAACACGTCCAATGGGTCGTAATGCTTCTGGTGTAAGAGGTATCAGATTACAACATGACAAGGACGAGGTTATTGGTATGATAGCCATTAACGATACAGAGTCAGAAATCTTGGTAGTTTCAGAAAACGGTTACGGAAAACGCTCTAGTATCGAGGACTACCGAATTACTAACCGTGGTGGAAAAGGCGTAAAAACTATTTCTATTACAGATAAAACAGGTAATTTAGTAGCGATTAAGAATGTAACAGATGAAGACGATTTAATGATAATAAATAAGTCTGGTATTGCGATTAGAATGGAAGTCTCTGATTTAAGAGTTATGGGTAGAGCAACTCAAGGTGTTAAGCTTATTAATCTAAAAGGCAACGATTCTATTGCTGCTGTTGCAAAGGTTATGAAAGACGAGGAAGAAGCTGATTTAGAAGATGAATCATCTGATACCCAGGTAACAAATGAAGATGGCACGGCTATTGATAATACTGAAACTGAAAACTAAGAATAACTAAAAAATATAATCAAAATGAAAAAACTAATAACTTTAATTTGCGCACTTGTAATTGGCACAATGTCGTTTGCTCAAAAGAACGAAATTAAGGCTATCGAAAAGGCGCTAAAGAGTAATAATTTTGCTGTAGCAAAAACAAACGTTTCAGCAGCAGAATCTTTATTAGCAAATATGGATGATAAAATGAAAGATAAATTTTATTTTCTTAAAGCTAAGTCATTATTTTCTAATGGTGCTATTGCTAACAACGATATAGATTCAGCTTTAGAAGCTGTTTCTAATTTAATGACTCTAAAAGAAAAAACAGGTAAGTCAAAGTACATAACTGAAGCATTATCTATTAAAAGTAGAATACTTGAATCTGTTGTTCAGTCTGCTTACGATGCTTCAAAAAAAGGAGCTAATGACGCTGCTGGAGATAAATTTTATCGTGCCTATACACTATCCCCAAAAGATACTTTGTATTTATATGCTGCTGCTTCCTCTTATTTAAATGCTCAGAAATATGATAAGTCTCTTGAGTATTATAAGAAACTTCAGAAATTAAATTATAAAGGTGTTTCTACTCAATATGTTGCTATAAACAAAGAAACTAGTCTTGAGGAGATTTTTAATAGTAAACAATTACGTGACGTAGCTGTTAAATCTAAAAAATATATTGCACCTAAAGATAAAAAATTACCTTCTAAACAAGGTGAGATTTTAAGGTACATGGCTTTAATATATTCTAGTCAAGACAAAGCTGATAAAGCTCTAGAACTTATAGCACAAGCAAAAAAGTATAACCCAGATGATATGCAATTAGTAATTGCTGAGGCTAAAGCATATTTGGTATCTGATCAGAAAGATAAAATTAAGCCTTTATTAGAAGGTGCTAGTAGCTTAATTGCAGGTG
This DNA window, taken from Winogradskyella sp. PC-19, encodes the following:
- a CDS encoding ATP-dependent Clp protease ATP-binding subunit, with the protein product MDDNFSPRVKDVIAYSKEEALRLGHDFIGTEHLMLGLLRDGNGKAIDILNSLDVDLNHLRRKVEILSPANPNIAVASNEKKNLHLTRQAERALKTTFLEAKLFQSTSINTAHLLLCILRNENDPTTKLLNKLKVDYDNTKEEFKSMITNDDDFLETPKAESFSDDDMNESEDNAKQNPFGGTPQKGNKKSKTPVLDNFGRDLTVLAEEGKLDPVVGREEEIQRVSQILSRRKKNNPLLIGEPGVGKSAIAEGLALRIVKRKVSRTLFNKRVVTLDLASLVAGTKYRGQFEERMKAVMNELEKNDDIILFIDEIHTIVGAGGATGSLDASNMFKPALARGEIQCIGATTLDEYRQYIEKDGALERRFQKVVVEPTSVEQTIEILNNIKGKYEEHHNVNYTDEAIEACVKLTNRYMTERFLPDKAIDALDEAGSRVHITNIDVPKQIIELEQKLEEVRETKNSVVKKQKYEEAAKLRDDEKRIEKDLALAQEKWEDETKLHREMVTEENVADVVSMMTGIPVNKIAQTEINKLAELPNLIKGRVIGQDPAVAKVVKAIQRNRAGLKDPNKPIGSFIFLGQTGVGKTQLAKVLANELFDNDDALIRIDMSEYMEKFAISRLIGAPPGYVGYEEGGQLTEKVRRKPYAVVLLDEIEKAHPDVFNMLLQVLDDGYLTDSLGRKIDFRNTIIIMTSNIGARKLKDFGTGVGFGTSAKESQAADHAKGIIENALKKAFAPEFLNRIDDVVVFNTLEKEDINKIIDIELVKLIARIKDLGYELKLSKKAKDYIADKGFDSQYGARPLKRAIQKYIEDALAEEIINSKIQEGDTISMDFEEKNNELTIKVKSSEKPKES
- the gyrA gene encoding DNA gyrase subunit A codes for the protein MAEGEKLIPINIEDEMKSAYIDYSMSVIVSRALPDVRDGLKPVHRRVLYGMHELGVRANTAHKKSARIVGEVLGKYHPHGDTSVYDTMVRMAQEWSLRYMLVDGQGNFGSIDGDSPAAMRYTEARMRKISEDMLADIDKDTVDHKLNFDDTLQEPTVLPTRIPGLLVNGASGIAVGMATNMPPHNLTEVVDGTVAYIENNDIEIDELMQHIKAPDFPTGGTIYGYDGVKEAFHTGRGRVVLRGKANIEEVNGRECIIVNEIPYQVNKADMIKKTADLVNDKKIDGISTIRDESDRNGMRIVYVLKRDAIPNIVLNKLYKYTALQSSFSVNNIALVNGRPEMLNLKDLIHHFVEHRHEVVVRRTKYELRKAEERAHILEGLIIASDNIDEVIALIRASSNAEEARAKLIERFELTEIQAKAIVEMRLRQLTGLEQDKLRAEYDALMKTIEDLKDILDKKDRRMSIIKEELLEVQSKYGDERRSNIEYAGGDLSIEDMIPNEKVVITISHAGYIKRTSLTEYKTQNRGGVGQKASTTRNEDFLEHLFVGTNHQYMLFFTQKGKCFWMRVYEIPEGSKTSKGRAIQNLINIEQDDKVMAFICTQDLKDEEYINSHYVIMATKNGQVKKTSLEQYSRPRTNGINAITIKENDELLEAKLTTGESQVMLALRSGKAIRFEEAKTRPMGRNASGVRGIRLQHDKDEVIGMIAINDTESEILVVSENGYGKRSSIEDYRITNRGGKGVKTISITDKTGNLVAIKNVTDEDDLMIINKSGIAIRMEVSDLRVMGRATQGVKLINLKGNDSIAAVAKVMKDEEEADLEDESSDTQVTNEDGTAIDNTETEN
- a CDS encoding tetratricopeptide repeat protein produces the protein MKKLITLICALVIGTMSFAQKNEIKAIEKALKSNNFAVAKTNVSAAESLLANMDDKMKDKFYFLKAKSLFSNGAIANNDIDSALEAVSNLMTLKEKTGKSKYITEALSIKSRILESVVQSAYDASKKGANDAAGDKFYRAYTLSPKDTLYLYAAASSYLNAQKYDKSLEYYKKLQKLNYKGVSTQYVAINKETSLEEIFNSKQLRDVAVKSKKYIAPKDKKLPSKQGEILRYMALIYSSQDKADKALELIAQAKKYNPDDMQLVIAEAKAYLVSDQKDKIKPLLEGASSLIAGDALNQMNFGIFAMEISENEMAMKYFEEAAKLNPKMAEPHLNMGALILDADEDIVKEMNGLGNSSADNARYDVLKDKRLDLYKKAIPFVEKAFNLKPDLQTAKYLRDIYSTAFMTDKYKEMKQKIADMEAAGN